In Balaenoptera ricei isolate mBalRic1 chromosome 7, mBalRic1.hap2, whole genome shotgun sequence, a single window of DNA contains:
- the LOC132368642 gene encoding non-histone chromosomal protein HMG-14-like — translation MPKRKVSSAEGAAKEEPKRRSARLSAKPAPAKVETKPKKAAGKDKSSDKKVQTKGKRGAKGKQAEVANQETKEDLPAENGETKNKESPASDEAGEKEAKSD, via the exons ATGCCCAAGAGGAAGGTCAGCTCCGCCGAGGGGGCGGCGAAGGAGGAGCCCAAGAGGAGATCGGCGAGGTTGTCAGCTAAACCGGCTCCTGCAAAAGTGGAAACGAAGCCAAAAAAGGCGGCAGGAAAGGATAAATCTTCAGACAAAAAAGtgcaaacaaaagggaaaag gggagcaAAGGGAAAACAGGCTGAAGTGGCTAACCAAGAGACTAAAGAAGACTTACCTGCAGAAAATGGAGAAACTAAAAACAAGGAGAGCCCAGCTTCTGAtgaagcaggagagaaagaagccaagtcTGATTAA